From Apium graveolens cultivar Ventura chromosome 9, ASM990537v1, whole genome shotgun sequence, the proteins below share one genomic window:
- the LOC141687439 gene encoding uncharacterized protein LOC141687439, producing the protein MEGDEEHIVNWLVYGVILWSSLFLLTRKIFHKRSFDFCNRIVSTLHACLAVTLSVLSVQDWRCPVCPLASQPTPLQAQTLAISVAYLIYDLICCLFDNQIKLDNSVHHLVSIVGLGGGLAYKMCGSEMVVAIALTEMSSPFLHMRELLKELGHKDSDLNLAADILFAVIFSLARMGGGPYLTYVTLTADIPILLKTMALGLQLVSAFWFYKIARMVNYKLTKRTSKQVPLK; encoded by the exons ATGGAAGGAGACGAAGAACACATAGTAAATTGGCTTGTATATGGAGTGATCTTATGGTCAAGTTTATTTTTATTGACGAGAAAGATATTTCATAAGCGTTCTTTTGATTTCTGCAACCGCATAGTTTCCACACTTCATGCTTGTTTAGCTGTAACTCTGTCGGTTCTCTCTGTTCAAGATTGGAGATGCCCTGTTTGCCCTTTAGCTTCTCAGCCTACTCCTCTCCAG GCGCAAACATTGGCGATTAGCGTGGCATATCTGATATATGATCTAATATGTTGCTTATTCGACAACCAAATTAAACTCGATAACTCCGTCCACCATTTAGTCAGCATTGTCGGATTGGGAGGAGGCCTTGCCTACAAAATG TGTGGATCAGAGATGGTTGTAGCAATAGCATTAACAGAGATGTCCAGTCCATTTCTTCACATGAGAGAGCTTCTCAAAGAGCTGGGTCACAAGGACTCTGACCTTAATTTAGCTGCTGAT ATTTTATTTGCGGTGATATTCTCACTGGCAAGAATGGGCGGGGGACCATACCTCACTTACGTCACTTTGACTGCCGACATACCAATTCTTTTGAAG ACAATGGCTTTGGGGCTGCAGCTGGTTAGTGCTTTCTGGTTCTACAAGATTGCTAGAATGGTCAACTACAAACTTACTAAGAGGACATCTAAACAAGTGCCTTTGAAGTAA
- the LOC141687438 gene encoding BEL1-like homeodomain protein 11, with amino-acid sequence MDRQDSPPTSNTLHQFLNPDSISNQTQTENQHLDAFGADLIGNAYHHSMRPLPNIQTLGKRMSRSVDLLQVPPLANESEINYTRQLPNLFDQTPNESSAHTQKLSLSLGSLMLLPPAQYRQRPSTSDIMSPTYSCNPAMDHGSNVYSISDSSFASSLPSHHQISSNFYGTESYMIAVGESKYLKPTQSLLEEAISVGGKLVQVSNEEYIKKLSPTDKKGSLGVSSELRSDLLNNVLSSQKPQLEAKLSKLISLLKEVESTFEQYYHHMEEVVSSFEVIAGLGSGESYTALALQAMSRHFCSLKDAIIYQICVIRRKHMPKLNMGLSQLSLNDQENRVSLQQLGMIQSRRQTWRPIRGLPENSVTILRSWLFEHFLHPYPNDSEKLVLASHTGLSKNQISNWFINARVRLWKPMIEEMYKEEFEDDPINPVQENNSSSNEKGTDDVEESSI; translated from the exons ATGGATCGCCAAGATTCACCCCCAACCTCAAACACTCTTCACCAGTTTCTTAATCCAGACTCCATTTCTAATCAAACACAGACTGAAAACCAACATTTGGATGCTTTTGGAGCTGATTTAATAGGCAATGCATATCATCACTCTATGAGGCCTTTGCCTAACATTCAGACTCTTGGTAAAAGAATGTCTAGATCAGTAGACCTTCTTCAAGTTCCTCCACTGGCCAATGAATCTGAAATAAACTATACCAGACAGTTGCCAAATCTCTTTGATCAAACACCAAATGAAAGCAGTGCTCATACGCAGAAATTATCGCTATCTTTGGGCTCTTTAATGCTACTTCCTCCAGCTCAATACAGGCAAAGACCTTCAACTTCAGATATCATGAGTCCTACTTACTCCTGTAACCCTGCGATGGATCATGGCAGCAATGTCTATTCGATCTCGGATAGTTCTTTTGCTTCCTCCTTACCATCACATCATCAAATATCTTCCAACTTCTATGGAACAGAGTCTTATATGATTGCTGTAGGGGAATCAAAATATCTGAAACCGACTCAGTCCCTTCTTGAAGAAGCTATTAGTGTTGGTGGAAAATTAGTCCAAGTGAGCAATGAGGAATATATCAAAAAATTATCTCCCACTGACAAAAAAGGGTCCTTGGGGGTTTCTTCTGAACTAAGATCAGACTTGCTCAACAATGTGTTGTCCTCGCAGAAACCACAACTTGAAGCTAAACTATCAAAACTCATTTCTTTGTTAAAGGAG GTTGAGAGTACATTTGAGCAATATTATCATCATATGGAAGAGGTGGTTTCTTCATTTGAGGTTATAGCTGGTTTAGGTTCAGGCGAGTCTTACACTGCTCTTGCACTTCAAGCAATGTCAAGACATTTTTGCAGCTTAAAAGATGCCATCATTTATCAAATCTGTGTTATAAGAAGAAAACATATGCCAAAACTCAACATGGGGTTGTCACAACTTAGCTTGAATGATCAAGAAAATCGTGTATCGCTGCAACAGCTTGGAATGATTCAGAGCAGGCGCCAAACTTGGAGGCCGATAAGAGGATTGCCTGAAAATTCAGTTACAATCCTGCGGTCGTGGCTTTTCGAACATTTCCTCCATCC ATATCCAAATGACTCTGAAAAGCTTGTATTGGCATCACATACAGGCTTGTCTAAGAACCAA ATTTCAAATTGGTTTATAAATGCCCGAGTTCGGCTATGGAAACCAATGATTGAAGAAATGTACAAAGAAGAGTTTGAGGATGATCCAATCAACCCAGTTCAAGAAAACAACTCTTCTTCAAATGAAAAAGGCACAGATGATGTAGAGGAATCAAGTATATGA